The Deltaproteobacteria bacterium genome includes a region encoding these proteins:
- a CDS encoding twin-arginine translocase TatA/TatE family subunit, translating to MFGLGLPELLIILVIVVLLFGAGKLPQIGSGLGEGIRNFKKSMKDKNEVDVTPAKSDEEKKKS from the coding sequence ATGTTCGGTCTCGGTTTGCCGGAGCTCCTGATCATCCTCGTTATCGTGGTCCTGCTGTTCGGGGCCGGGAAACTTCCACAGATCGGGTCGGGGCTCGGTGAAGGCATACGCAATTTCAAAAAGTCGATGAAGGACAAGAACGAAGTCGACGTCACTCCCGCCAAGTCGGACGAGGAGAAGAAGAAGTCGTAG